The candidate division KSB1 bacterium region AGCCGGCCCTGCTTCGCGGTAATCGTGGTCGCGTAGTCGGGGTCGTTCTCCTGATAGACCACCAGGTCGCCGAGTTCGGAGCTATCCTGATTCACTTCGCGCGCGATCAGCACGTGGCCGGGAATATCGGAGAGGAACACGCCCGGTTCGAGCACCATGGTCGGCTTCTTCCGCTTGATGTCGGCCTGCAGCTGTCGTGAGCGGCGGTTCATGTCCGGGAGAAAGCGATCATTAAAGATCACCAGCACGGCAGCCACGGTCAGACCCATGACGAGAGCGGGGAGGAGCAAGCGGACCGGCCCGACGCCGGAGGCTTTCAGGGCCGTAATCTCGCCATCCGCTCCCAACCGGCCATAGGTCGTCAGCGTCGCCACGAGCACGGCCATCGGCACCGCCAGCGCCACCATCCAGGCCAGATTCAGGACAAAGAACTCCGCCACGGTGTTCCACGGCAGCCCCTTCCCGGCGATTCTGCCTAGCATTTGGAACAGCAGGTTCAGCACAAACAAGAAGATAATCAGGCTGAGGCTGAACACGAAGGGAGGAATGAACTCCCGGGAGATGTAACGGAAGAGGACCAATGAAGATAGGGATGAGGGATGAAGGATGAGGGATGAAACGGAAGCGGTGCGCTCCATACCAATGAAGGCGCACGGGTTGACTCATTAGCCCGAAATTCCTATATTGCTACGCTTAGGACCCTGACTCTTGGGGCTGGGAGGACTAGACCTAATGGTAAGGCAGCGGTCTTGAAAACCGCCGGGCTTTGCGGCCCTTGGGAGTTCGAGTCTCCCGTCCTCCGCCGTGCGGACTCCGGCCGCAACGCAAGATACGAGGTACAAACATGAACCGCAAGACTATCTCGCTGGGGGTGGCGGCGGCGTCGCTGTTGTTTCTCTCGCTGGCACTGTATGATATCATCAAGGGCGAACCTGACACCACGGCGGAGTGGATCGTGGTGGCGCTCTGCACCAGCAGCCTGATCGGAGCCATCTGGAGTTGGCGCAGGGCGACACCGCATCGAGGGAGAATCTGATGGAACCAATTCCCGAGAAAGTCCGTTGCCAGAGTTGCGGGATGCCGCTGACCGAGCCGTCCGGCTTCGGCACCAATGCCGACGGAACGCAGGCCGGTGAATATTGCCGGTTTTGCTTTCAGCACGGCCAGTTCACGCAACCGGAGCTTACGGTGGAGGGGATGATCCAATCCTCGATCGACTTCATGACCGCGAAGCTCGGATTCCCGCGGACACAGGCCGAGGAAATGTCCCGCAATCTAATTCCCACACTCAAGCGTTGGCAATGAGCGGTAGCGGAATTCCGATTTTCGACTTTGGATTTTTGGAGAGGTGGCCGAGTGGCTTAAGGCGGCGGTTTGCTAAACCGTTGTACGGTGTAAAGCCGTACCGGGGGTTCGAATCCCCCCCTCTCCGCAAGGGCAGAAGCTTGAAGCCTGCAGCGA contains the following coding sequences:
- a CDS encoding LptF/LptG family permease, with protein sequence MVLFRYISREFIPPFVFSLSLIIFLFVLNLLFQMLGRIAGKGLPWNTVAEFFVLNLAWMVALAVPMAVLVATLTTYGRLGADGEITALKASGVGPVRLLLPALVMGLTVAAVLVIFNDRFLPDMNRRSRQLQADIKRKKPTMVLEPGVFLSDIPGHVLIAREVNQDSSELGDLVVYQENDPDYATTITAKQGRLRYSEAAEGFEFALTDGQIERQSKKKPAEYQQTDFERAIFRISAPEMSLKRTESNWRGDREMNVGQLRGRIVEYELRDPVNLHRDIDKLKVELHKKFSIPAACIVFAFLGMIIGQWVRKSGLGVSAGYSIFFFLIYWVFLIGGEDLADRDRLDPWLAMWAPNILFFGLALVLFWQERRGRPLISFAWLPRWFGR
- a CDS encoding zinc ribbon domain-containing protein; the protein is MEPIPEKVRCQSCGMPLTEPSGFGTNADGTQAGEYCRFCFQHGQFTQPELTVEGMIQSSIDFMTAKLGFPRTQAEEMSRNLIPTLKRWQ